A single region of the Lysinibacillus sp. B2A1 genome encodes:
- a CDS encoding phosphodiesterase, with protein sequence MVTKSMDIQNEILLSTIRKLGDNSKESYVIFDVKNNHKILECNDSFCTLTNTTHSQIANNDYFSLLSNEEQQTSIEMIKQKIHSGVMVQAKLHHNCLDKPPFWAEIQALPFQNSKNETLYVLLLVKDVTYYHTEDFLMRLEKAMYEAIEKDNPFDKKMSIICSGIDEFFMPNIVSMVLIKAESNQLQVFTGNSKVKGMSERCESKNLYDQVIQEGKSIFTTNLDDIDIPLEHKNFANASKKTAGWFVPIRNQQQQSIGLFAIFLKPHPSDLEFLENMFGKIGSLVALAYSYAKTQKMIWDLAYMDITTGLPNRHSFLNKVEKDKERGQNGYIKILKPSEFPQIVELYGREAGDELLRQIAKRLNEDKDEYYEYIARFTSTSLILSSVTPQTTFQNYEKRIKEIIRQPFIVGGKQIYITLKTGIAFYNDDIKIADAIRFADNALSFAANKPGTHMEIFTQERNDVLEQQMTVLNHLAQALKNKEISVNLQPKVDLRTGEIQSIEALARWISPKLGFVSPAVFIPVAENAGKVREIDIQILEMVLSWLAERKKLGKNLVRVAVNISPDHFYYVHFVQDIVNLVQQYDIDPNYIILEVTENIGLVDFQSAFAIIQELKSYGFKTSVDDFGTGFSSLSYLQRLPFTELKIDRSFINAINDAATLAIVRSIIQLALNLGMTSVAEGIENEEQVEILRALGCTVGQGYFYYKPMPIEQLDKILDE encoded by the coding sequence ATGGTTACAAAATCGATGGACATACAAAATGAAATATTGTTAAGCACAATTCGTAAATTAGGTGATAATTCAAAAGAAAGCTACGTAATTTTTGATGTGAAAAATAATCATAAAATATTGGAATGTAACGATTCTTTTTGTACGCTGACAAATACTACACATTCACAAATTGCAAATAATGATTACTTTTCATTGCTATCAAATGAGGAACAGCAGACATCTATTGAGATGATTAAGCAGAAAATACATAGCGGGGTCATGGTCCAAGCAAAATTACACCATAATTGCTTGGACAAACCCCCTTTTTGGGCTGAAATACAAGCGCTGCCATTTCAAAATAGTAAAAATGAAACATTATATGTACTTTTACTTGTGAAGGACGTTACGTATTACCACACTGAAGATTTTTTAATGCGCCTGGAAAAAGCTATGTATGAAGCAATTGAAAAGGACAATCCTTTTGATAAAAAGATGAGCATTATTTGTAGTGGCATAGATGAATTTTTTATGCCGAATATTGTAAGTATGGTGCTAATTAAAGCAGAATCAAATCAATTACAAGTTTTTACAGGTAATAGTAAAGTAAAAGGGATGTCAGAACGCTGTGAAAGCAAAAATCTTTACGACCAAGTTATACAAGAGGGGAAATCTATTTTTACCACAAATTTGGATGATATTGATATTCCATTAGAACATAAAAACTTTGCCAATGCCTCTAAAAAGACAGCTGGATGGTTTGTACCGATACGAAATCAACAACAGCAATCAATAGGGTTGTTTGCAATATTTTTAAAGCCTCATCCTAGTGACCTAGAGTTTTTAGAAAATATGTTTGGTAAAATTGGTTCATTGGTGGCGCTGGCGTATTCTTATGCAAAGACACAGAAAATGATATGGGATTTAGCTTATATGGATATTACTACGGGGCTACCTAATCGACACAGTTTCTTAAATAAGGTAGAGAAGGATAAAGAACGTGGTCAAAATGGTTATATTAAAATCTTAAAACCAAGTGAATTTCCTCAAATTGTTGAGCTATATGGCCGGGAAGCAGGAGATGAACTGTTAAGACAAATTGCAAAACGTCTAAATGAAGACAAAGATGAATATTATGAATATATTGCTAGATTCACAAGTACAAGTTTAATTCTTTCAAGTGTGACACCCCAAACTACTTTTCAGAATTACGAGAAACGTATTAAAGAAATCATTCGTCAGCCTTTTATCGTCGGTGGAAAACAAATTTATATTACATTGAAAACAGGCATTGCATTTTATAATGATGATATAAAAATAGCAGATGCAATTCGCTTTGCAGACAATGCATTATCCTTTGCAGCTAATAAACCTGGTACTCATATGGAGATTTTTACTCAAGAAAGAAATGATGTCCTTGAACAGCAAATGACGGTGTTAAATCATTTGGCACAGGCGTTAAAAAACAAGGAGATATCTGTAAATTTACAGCCAAAAGTTGATTTACGTACTGGAGAAATTCAAAGTATTGAAGCACTTGCTCGATGGATTTCTCCAAAGCTTGGTTTTGTGTCACCAGCAGTTTTTATTCCTGTTGCAGAAAATGCGGGAAAAGTGAGAGAAATTGATATTCAAATATTAGAGATGGTGCTTTCATGGTTAGCCGAACGTAAGAAATTGGGGAAGAATTTAGTAAGGGTAGCAGTAAATATTTCACCAGATCATTTTTACTATGTTCACTTTGTTCAGGATATTGTAAATTTAGTTCAGCAATATGATATTGATCCAAACTATATCATATTAGAGGTAACAGAAAATATCGGCTTGGTTGATTTTCAATCAGCCTTTGCCATTATCCAGGAATTGAAGAGCTACGGGTTTAAAACATCAGTAGATGATTTTGGCACAGGTTTTTCATCACTAAGCTATTTACAAAGGCTACCTTTTACAGAATTAAAAATCGATCGAAGCTTCATCAATGCTATTAATGATGCTGCTACGCTCGCAATTGTCCGTTCTATTATACAATTGGCTTTAAATCTAGGAATGACTTCGGTAGCTGAAGGTATTGAAAACGAGGAGCAGGTTGAAATATTACGTGCACTTGGTTGTACTGTGGGACAAGGATATTTTTATTACAAACCTATGCCGATTGAGCAATTAGATAAAATACTAGATGAATAA
- a CDS encoding serine hydroxymethyltransferase (catalyzes the reaction of glycine with 5,10-methylenetetrahydrofolate to form L-serine and tetrahydrofolate), which yields MAFEKLAVQDKAVLEGILAEKKRQQANIELIASENFVSEAVMEAQGSVLTNKYAEGYPGKRYYGGCEHVDVVEDIARDRVKEIFGAEYANVQPHSGAQANMAVYHTILEPGDTVLGMNLSHGGHLTHGSPVNFSGILYNFVEYGVTKETQVIDYEDVRQKALEHKPKLIVAGASAYPREIDFSKFREIADEVGAYFMVDMAHIAGLVAAGEHQSPVPYADFVTSTTHKTLRGPRGGLILASKEWEQKLNKSVFPGIQGGPLMHVIAAKAVAFGEALQPEFKEYAKQLKANAKALGEVLVAEGVEIVSGGTDNHLLLLNVKSLGLTGKVAEHALDEVGITTNKNTIPYDTESPFVTSGIRIGTPAVTSRGFKEEDMKEVGAIIAAVLKNPEDEAVKAEAKARVKALTDNHPLYA from the coding sequence ATGGCATTCGAAAAATTAGCAGTACAAGACAAAGCAGTTTTAGAGGGAATCCTTGCAGAAAAAAAACGTCAACAAGCAAATATTGAGTTAATCGCATCAGAGAACTTTGTTTCTGAAGCTGTAATGGAGGCACAGGGCTCTGTTCTAACAAATAAATATGCTGAGGGTTATCCAGGTAAACGTTATTATGGTGGTTGTGAACATGTAGACGTGGTAGAGGATATTGCACGTGACCGTGTAAAAGAAATCTTTGGCGCAGAATATGCAAACGTGCAGCCGCATTCTGGTGCACAAGCAAACATGGCAGTATACCACACAATTTTAGAGCCAGGTGACACAGTTTTAGGTATGAACCTTTCTCATGGCGGTCACTTAACGCATGGATCTCCTGTAAACTTCTCAGGTATTCTATACAATTTCGTAGAATATGGTGTAACAAAAGAAACTCAAGTAATTGATTATGAAGATGTACGACAAAAAGCTTTAGAACATAAACCAAAATTAATTGTTGCAGGTGCATCGGCTTATCCACGTGAAATCGATTTTTCTAAGTTCCGTGAAATCGCAGACGAAGTAGGAGCATATTTTATGGTTGATATGGCACATATCGCTGGTTTAGTAGCTGCTGGAGAACATCAATCACCAGTGCCATACGCTGATTTTGTGACTTCTACAACACATAAAACATTACGTGGTCCACGTGGTGGTTTAATTCTTGCTTCGAAAGAATGGGAGCAAAAGCTAAACAAATCTGTATTCCCAGGTATTCAAGGCGGTCCTTTAATGCACGTTATCGCTGCAAAAGCAGTTGCATTTGGTGAAGCTTTACAGCCAGAATTTAAAGAATATGCAAAACAACTTAAAGCGAATGCCAAAGCATTAGGTGAAGTATTAGTGGCTGAAGGTGTTGAAATTGTTTCTGGCGGTACAGATAACCATCTATTACTTCTTAATGTGAAATCTCTTGGCTTAACAGGTAAAGTAGCAGAGCATGCACTTGATGAAGTAGGGATTACAACAAATAAAAATACAATTCCTTACGATACAGAATCTCCATTTGTTACTTCTGGTATCCGTATTGGTACACCAGCTGTAACATCACGCGGTTTCAAAGAGGAAGATATGAAAGAAGTTGGCGCAATTATTGCAGCAGTTCTAAAAAATCCAGAGGATGAAGCAGTGAAAGCTGAGGCAAAAGCTCGCGTTAAAGCTCTAACTGACAACCATCCTTTATACGCATAA
- a CDS encoding uracil phosphoribosyltransferase has translation MSKVYVFDHPLIQHKLTYIRDKNTGTKEFRELVDEVATLMAFEITRDMPVEEIEIETPVTVAKTKVLSGKKLAIVPILRAGIGMVDGVLKLIPAAKVGHIGLYRDPETLKPVEYYAKLPADVEERDFIIVDPMLATGGSAVEAINSLKKRGAKNIKFMCLIAAPEGVKAIQEEHSDVDIYIAALDEKLNDHGYIVPGLGDAGDRLFGTK, from the coding sequence TTGAGCAAAGTATATGTATTTGATCATCCACTAATCCAACACAAATTAACTTATATTCGTGATAAGAATACGGGAACAAAAGAATTTCGTGAGTTAGTTGATGAGGTAGCGACACTTATGGCCTTTGAAATTACACGTGATATGCCAGTGGAAGAAATCGAAATTGAAACACCTGTCACTGTAGCGAAAACAAAAGTTTTATCTGGAAAAAAACTTGCGATTGTCCCAATTTTACGTGCAGGAATTGGTATGGTAGATGGTGTATTAAAGCTAATTCCAGCGGCAAAAGTTGGTCATATCGGACTTTATCGTGATCCAGAAACATTAAAGCCTGTTGAATATTACGCAAAGCTTCCAGCAGATGTAGAAGAACGCGACTTCATCATTGTTGATCCGATGCTTGCAACTGGCGGTTCAGCAGTAGAGGCTATTAACTCACTGAAAAAACGCGGAGCGAAAAATATTAAATTTATGTGTTTAATCGCTGCGCCAGAGGGTGTAAAAGCAATTCAAGAAGAACATTCAGATGTGGATATTTACATTGCTGCTCTTGACGAGAAATTAAATGACCATGGCTATATTGTGCCAGGTTTAGGGGATGCGGGAGATCGTCTATTCGGTACGAAATAA